In Mastacembelus armatus chromosome 4, fMasArm1.2, whole genome shotgun sequence, the following are encoded in one genomic region:
- the fstl3 gene encoding follistatin-related protein 3, whose amino-acid sequence MRLLMFVFEVILTLHQVGRNPASAGMCWLQQSQNQRCDMVLMRGVTKEECCSGGRLDTAWSNTSLPMNEVSLLGFLGIVSCKPCKESCEGVKCSPGKVCKMKMGRPQCVCSPDCSHISRKHAVCGSDGKTYIDDCALLMARCMGHQELEVMYQGECKKSCSNVVCPGTHTCVTDQTNSAHCVMCRTTPCPIPMPSEHPICGNDNITYPSACHLRRATCFLGRSIGVRHYGHCNSPPRKASDFEASEENAV is encoded by the exons ATGAGacttttgatgtttgtttttgaggtGATTCTCACTTTGCATCAGGTTGGGAGGAATCCGGCCAGTG CTGGGATGTGCTGGCTGCAGCAAAGTCAGAACCAACGGTGTGACATGGTGCTGATGAGAGGGGTGACCAAAGAGGAATGCTGCTCTGGGGGCCGCCTGGACACAGCATGGTCCAACACCAGTCTGCCCATGAATGAGGTCAGCCTGCTGGGCTTCCTAGGAATTGTCTCCTGTAAACCATGCaaag AGTCTTGTGAAGGAGTCAAATGCAGTCCCGGGAAAGTTTGCAAGATGAAGATGGGcagacctcagtgtgtgtgctctCCAGACTGCTCTCACATTTCCCGGAAGCATGCTGTGTGTGGCAGCGATGGGAAGACATATATAGATGACTGTGCACTGCTGATGGCCCGCTGCATGGGACACCAAGAGCTAGAGGTCATGTACCAAGGAGAATGCAAAA AGTCATGTTCCAATGTGGTGTGTCCAGGAACTCACACCTGTGTGACTGACCAGACTAACAGTGCTCACTGTGTCATGTGCCGCACTACACCTTGCCCAATACCCATGCCGTCTGAGCACCCTATCTGTGGCAATGACAACATCACTTACCCCAGTGCCTGCCACCTCCGTCGCGCCACCTGCTTCCTCGGCCGCTCCATAGGAGTCCGCCACTATGGCCACTGCAACA GTCCCCCTCGGAAAGCTTCAGATTTTGAAGCCAGTGAGGAAAATGCAGTTTAG